Proteins encoded in a region of the Pseudomonas putida genome:
- a CDS encoding helix-turn-helix domain-containing protein, whose translation MHKDSLHRASVLQHVSLNVRSLRNAAGMSQTALAERSGVSRRMLVAIEAGEKNVSLTTLDLIAEALGVAFSTLIQAPDLRDPGRIEELAWAGEHPQSRAVLLGTSAARREVELWEWTLAPGECYSSEADAEGWSEQIYVAEGQLTLIIEDVEHRLQVGQFHVFPSNCRYAYRNDGAVAVRFVRNVVI comes from the coding sequence GTGCACAAAGATTCTTTGCACCGGGCATCGGTGCTGCAACATGTCAGCCTCAATGTGCGCAGCCTGCGCAACGCTGCCGGAATGAGCCAGACGGCGCTTGCCGAGCGCTCCGGGGTCAGCCGCCGCATGCTGGTAGCGATCGAGGCGGGCGAGAAGAATGTCAGCTTGACCACCCTGGACTTGATCGCTGAAGCCTTGGGCGTGGCCTTCAGTACCCTGATCCAGGCGCCAGACCTGCGCGACCCCGGGCGCATCGAAGAGCTGGCCTGGGCTGGCGAACATCCGCAGAGCAGGGCGGTGTTGCTTGGCACCAGTGCGGCACGGCGCGAGGTGGAGCTGTGGGAGTGGACCCTCGCACCGGGCGAGTGCTATTCCAGCGAGGCTGATGCCGAAGGCTGGAGCGAGCAGATTTATGTGGCCGAAGGGCAATTGACGCTGATCATCGAAGATGTCGAGCATCGCTTGCAGGTGGGGCAGTTCCACGTGTTCCCCAGCAATTGCCGGTATGCCTACCGTAACGATGGCGCGGTGGCGGTGCGGTTTGTGCGCAATGTGGTGATTTGA
- a CDS encoding cysteine hydrolase family protein: MSKQALIIIDIQNDYFPGGKWTLDGADQAADNAARLLAAARQRGDLVVHVRHEFDSADAPFFAPGSQGAAIHSKVAPVKGEPVVLKHKVNAFLGTELEHTLDRHGVEALTIAGSMSHMCIDAATRAAADLGYTVTVAHDACATLPLEFDGKQVPAAQVHDSAMAALAFAYAKVVKTEELLKD, from the coding sequence ATGAGCAAGCAGGCACTGATCATCATCGACATCCAGAACGACTACTTCCCGGGCGGCAAGTGGACACTCGATGGCGCCGACCAGGCGGCCGACAACGCTGCACGCTTATTGGCAGCAGCGCGCCAGCGTGGCGACCTGGTGGTGCACGTGCGGCATGAGTTCGACAGCGCCGATGCGCCATTCTTCGCCCCAGGCTCGCAGGGTGCGGCCATCCACTCCAAGGTCGCGCCGGTAAAAGGCGAGCCGGTGGTGCTCAAGCACAAGGTCAATGCCTTCCTAGGCACCGAGCTTGAGCACACGCTGGACCGGCATGGTGTCGAGGCCCTGACCATTGCCGGCAGCATGAGCCACATGTGCATCGACGCCGCTACCCGCGCCGCGGCAGATTTGGGCTATACGGTGACCGTGGCGCACGATGCCTGCGCGACCCTACCACTGGAATTCGACGGCAAGCAGGTGCCGGCGGCGCAGGTGCATGATTCGGCGATGGCGGCGTTGGCGTTTGCCTACGCCAAGGTGGTGAAGACCGAAGAACTGCTGAAAGATTGA
- a CDS encoding GlxA family transcriptional regulator yields MRAKTDTPSSLDIGLLLYPGVQRAAVHGLADLFLVANRVAAELGGVGLPTIRVSFWQADELGRLLPAPDSPADAGLGLRVLIIPPSLESAPQAELLERHRALLCQLHVQGTVLASVCIGVFFIAASGLLDGRPACTHWNYVQALAQRFPKVRVEAQQPLLDDGDIVTSAGLMAWTDLGLRLLERFLGATVARETARYLAVDPVTATLPGAVFSPRLDHGDEAVLKVQHWLQGNGGQDADLAAMAACAGLEARTFLRRFRAATGLRPTEYCQQVRVGRACRLLEFTRRNVEQIAWGVGYQDPGAFRKVFQRVTGFTPSDYRRRFAVSDQGM; encoded by the coding sequence ATGCGGGCAAAAACTGACACCCCATCCAGCCTGGACATCGGTCTGCTGCTGTACCCCGGCGTGCAGCGCGCCGCCGTGCATGGGCTGGCCGACCTGTTCCTGGTGGCCAACCGGGTTGCGGCCGAGCTGGGTGGCGTTGGGTTGCCGACTATTCGCGTCAGCTTCTGGCAGGCAGATGAATTGGGGCGATTGCTGCCTGCCCCGGATAGCCCGGCTGATGCCGGGCTGGGCTTGCGCGTTTTGATCATTCCGCCGAGCCTGGAGTCGGCTCCGCAAGCCGAGCTGCTCGAGCGTCACCGCGCGTTGCTGTGCCAACTGCACGTGCAGGGTACGGTGCTGGCGTCAGTATGTATCGGGGTGTTTTTCATTGCCGCCAGCGGCCTGCTGGACGGGCGCCCGGCCTGCACCCACTGGAACTATGTACAGGCGCTTGCACAGCGCTTCCCCAAGGTGCGGGTAGAGGCCCAGCAGCCGTTGCTGGATGACGGGGACATCGTGACCTCGGCCGGGCTCATGGCCTGGACCGACTTGGGCTTGCGCCTGCTGGAGCGCTTTCTGGGGGCTACGGTGGCACGGGAGACCGCCCGCTATCTGGCCGTCGATCCGGTCACGGCGACGCTGCCCGGGGCTGTATTCAGCCCGCGCCTGGATCACGGTGACGAGGCCGTGCTGAAAGTACAACACTGGTTGCAGGGCAATGGTGGGCAGGATGCCGACCTGGCCGCGATGGCTGCCTGCGCGGGGCTGGAGGCGCGGACCTTCTTGCGGCGATTTCGTGCTGCTACCGGGCTACGCCCGACCGAGTACTGCCAGCAGGTCAGGGTAGGGCGGGCGTGCCGTTTGCTGGAGTTTACCCGGCGCAACGTCGAACAGATCGCCTGGGGTGTGGGCTACCAGGATCCGGGCGCCTTTCGCAAGGTGTTCCAACGCGTCACCGGCTTTACCCCGAGCGACTATCGGCGGCGGTTTGCGGTGTCCGATCAGGGTATGTAG
- a CDS encoding antibiotic biosynthesis monooxygenase encodes MSANAHALWFTQMIEYEVPSVCQHALAQALVARSEVLATRCEGLQGVSIQASDDGSRVLQYLQWQSRQAWAEAAVHFVEESFLDLLGQHQARGVNFAAYQALRSLVRGTDGGLHCQVGEPHAYQGA; translated from the coding sequence ATGTCGGCAAACGCTCATGCCTTGTGGTTCACCCAGATGATCGAATATGAAGTGCCCAGCGTGTGCCAGCACGCACTGGCCCAGGCCCTGGTGGCGCGTAGCGAAGTGTTGGCCACGCGTTGCGAAGGCTTGCAGGGTGTGAGCATCCAGGCCAGTGACGATGGCAGCCGGGTGTTGCAGTACCTGCAATGGCAGTCACGCCAGGCCTGGGCGGAGGCGGCAGTGCACTTCGTCGAAGAATCGTTCCTTGACCTGCTGGGGCAGCATCAGGCCCGGGGCGTCAACTTCGCCGCCTACCAGGCCCTGCGCAGCCTGGTGCGCGGCACGGATGGCGGCCTGCATTGCCAGGTGGGCGAGCCTCATGCATACCAGGGTGCATAG
- a CDS encoding alpha/beta hydrolase family protein — MTIQSETVELQVENDRINGTLVSPGSKMPGILFVHGWGGSQQRDLARARHITGLGCVCMTFDLRGHEKTESQRLTVTREQNLQDLLAAYDRLVSHPAVDSSAIAIIGSSYGGYLATLLTRERSVRWLALRVPAMYWDDEWGSPKQTLDRQRLNDYRRRPLGPADNRALAACAEFSGDVLLVESEQDDYVPHSTLMSYRSAFVSAHSLTHRIVDGADHALSSEESQKAYSSILAAWIGEMVIGARLDRYPHYAPWYA, encoded by the coding sequence ATGACCATTCAGAGTGAAACCGTTGAACTGCAGGTCGAAAATGATCGCATCAATGGCACCCTGGTCAGCCCGGGCAGCAAGATGCCAGGTATTCTCTTCGTCCACGGCTGGGGCGGCAGCCAGCAACGCGACCTCGCCCGCGCCCGGCATATTACCGGGCTGGGTTGCGTGTGCATGACGTTCGACCTGCGCGGCCACGAAAAAACCGAGAGCCAGCGCCTCACGGTCACGCGTGAGCAAAACTTGCAGGACTTGCTGGCGGCCTACGATCGACTGGTCAGTCACCCGGCCGTCGATAGCAGCGCCATCGCCATCATCGGCAGCAGCTATGGCGGTTACCTGGCCACCCTGCTGACCCGCGAACGGTCAGTCAGATGGCTGGCCCTGCGGGTACCTGCCATGTATTGGGACGATGAATGGGGCAGCCCCAAGCAAACGCTCGACCGTCAACGCCTGAACGACTACCGCCGACGTCCGCTCGGCCCGGCGGACAACCGCGCGCTGGCCGCCTGCGCCGAATTCAGCGGGGATGTACTGCTGGTGGAGTCCGAGCAGGACGACTACGTACCGCACAGCACACTGATGAGCTACCGCTCGGCGTTCGTCAGTGCCCACTCGCTCACCCATCGCATCGTCGACGGCGCCGACCACGCACTGTCCAGCGAAGAAAGCCAGAAAGCCTACAGCTCGATCCTGGCGGCATGGATCGGCGAAATGGTCATCGGTGCCCGTCTGGACCGCTACCCGCACTATGCACCCTGGTATGCATGA
- the rhtA gene encoding threonine/homoserine exporter RhtA: protein MNTQPRSLAATLFPIGLLLIAMASIQSGASLAKSMFPIIGAQGTTTLRLIFASIIMLLILRPWRVRMTANTLRNVVIYGMALGGMNFLFYMALQTLPIGIAVALEFTGPLAVAIFSSRRPIDFLWIALAIAGLLLLLPAGQSGQTLDPLGAAYALGAGVCWALYILFGQRAGAEHGIQSAALGVVVAALFVAPIGIAHAGSALLTPAVIPMALAVAVLSTALPYSLEMVALTRIPARTFGTLMSIEPAFGALSGLLFLGEVLTVTQWLAILAIITASVGTTLSMRNTSKPAIAAD from the coding sequence ATGAACACCCAACCCCGCAGCCTGGCCGCTACCCTTTTCCCGATCGGCCTGCTGCTAATCGCCATGGCATCGATTCAGTCCGGGGCCTCCCTGGCCAAAAGCATGTTCCCCATCATTGGCGCCCAAGGCACCACCACCCTGCGCCTGATCTTCGCCAGCATCATCATGCTCCTTATACTGCGCCCGTGGCGGGTACGCATGACCGCCAACACGTTGCGTAACGTGGTCATCTACGGCATGGCGCTGGGTGGCATGAACTTCCTGTTCTATATGGCCTTGCAAACGCTGCCTATCGGTATTGCCGTGGCCCTGGAGTTCACCGGCCCACTGGCCGTGGCGATTTTCTCCTCGCGCCGACCGATCGACTTCCTATGGATTGCCCTGGCCATCGCCGGCTTGCTGCTATTGCTGCCGGCAGGCCAAAGCGGCCAGACACTCGACCCACTGGGCGCTGCCTATGCACTGGGCGCGGGTGTATGCTGGGCCCTATATATCCTGTTCGGGCAACGTGCGGGAGCAGAGCACGGCATCCAGAGTGCGGCCTTGGGGGTGGTAGTCGCCGCCCTGTTCGTCGCCCCCATTGGTATCGCCCACGCTGGTAGCGCACTGCTCACACCTGCCGTGATCCCGATGGCCCTGGCCGTTGCAGTGCTGTCCACCGCCCTGCCCTACAGCTTGGAAATGGTTGCCCTCACGCGCATCCCGGCGCGCACCTTCGGGACTCTGATGAGCATCGAACCGGCATTTGGCGCATTGTCCGGCCTGCTGTTCCTCGGCGAGGTGCTGACGGTTACACAGTGGCTGGCGATCCTGGCGATCATTACCGCATCGGTCGGCACCACCCTGTCCATGCGCAACACGTCCAAACCGGCCATCGCGGCAGACTGA
- a CDS encoding ABC transporter ATP-binding protein/permease: MEMNWHQALQESLSWLAIASFITLVCFTAAAALAVRCTRWGSQFWQLAGPYFSFRRSWRPLLVFALLLVLTLFSVRLNVLFSFWYNGFYSALQGLDQAAFWYLLGVFAVLATIHVLRSLFTFYVSQAFSIKWRVWLTERLTHDWMQGDAYYRGQFLAEPVDNPDQRIELDVNAFVTNSVTLALGAVSALVSLVAFTGILWGLSAPLTVAGVEIPRAMVFAVYLYVIVATWVAFRLGRPLIRLNFLNEKLTANFRYALMRLRENAENIAFYQGAQVERGTLLGRFAALIVNAWALVFRNLKFSGFNLGVSQVAVVFPFILQAPRFFSGAIKLGDVMQTSQAFGQVQDSLSFFRESYDAFAQYRATLDRLTGFLDANEQASGLPRVTTEDQAHALQIMGLQVLRPDGHALIADLDLSLHAGQALLIKGPSGSGKTTLLRALAGLWPYAEGEVRRPTGHQALFLSQRPYLPLGDLRTVIAYPAAGKPEDEARMQQALHQVNLAHLAERLDVSSDWSHILSVGEQQRLAFARVLFNRPQVVFLDESTSAMDEGLEHALYALLRSEMPGALLVSVGHRSTLAGFHTHRLEVNGQGGWTLLEQQAAMA; encoded by the coding sequence ATGGAAATGAACTGGCACCAGGCCCTGCAAGAGAGCCTGAGCTGGCTGGCGATCGCCTCGTTCATCACCCTTGTCTGCTTCACTGCAGCCGCAGCACTGGCTGTGCGTTGCACGCGCTGGGGTAGCCAGTTCTGGCAGCTCGCCGGGCCCTATTTCAGTTTCAGGCGCAGTTGGCGACCGTTGCTGGTGTTTGCCCTTCTGCTGGTACTGACGCTGTTCTCGGTTCGGCTCAATGTGCTGTTTTCATTCTGGTACAACGGCTTCTACAGCGCCCTGCAGGGCCTCGACCAAGCCGCTTTCTGGTACCTGCTCGGGGTCTTCGCGGTACTGGCCACCATCCACGTGCTGCGCTCGTTGTTTACCTTCTATGTAAGCCAGGCATTCAGCATCAAGTGGCGGGTCTGGTTGACCGAGCGCCTGACCCACGACTGGATGCAGGGCGATGCCTACTACCGTGGCCAGTTCCTCGCCGAGCCGGTGGACAACCCCGACCAGCGTATCGAACTGGACGTCAACGCCTTCGTCACCAACTCGGTCACCCTTGCCCTGGGCGCGGTCAGTGCGCTGGTTTCACTGGTGGCGTTCACCGGTATCCTCTGGGGGCTGTCAGCACCGTTGACAGTGGCTGGGGTGGAGATCCCTCGGGCGATGGTGTTTGCCGTGTACCTGTATGTCATCGTCGCCACCTGGGTCGCCTTCCGCCTCGGGCGCCCGCTGATCCGCCTGAACTTCCTCAACGAAAAACTCACCGCCAACTTCCGTTACGCGTTGATGCGCCTGCGTGAGAACGCAGAGAACATTGCCTTCTATCAAGGTGCGCAAGTGGAGCGGGGCACGTTGCTGGGCCGTTTTGCTGCCTTGATCGTCAATGCCTGGGCATTGGTGTTCCGGAACCTGAAGTTCAGTGGCTTCAACCTGGGGGTCAGCCAGGTTGCCGTGGTGTTCCCGTTCATTCTCCAGGCGCCGCGCTTCTTCAGTGGTGCGATCAAGCTGGGCGATGTCATGCAAACGTCCCAGGCCTTTGGCCAGGTGCAGGACTCTTTGTCGTTCTTCCGAGAGTCGTACGATGCGTTTGCCCAGTATCGCGCTACCCTCGACCGTCTGACTGGTTTTCTCGATGCTAACGAGCAGGCAAGTGGGTTGCCGCGAGTGACTACCGAAGACCAGGCGCATGCGCTGCAGATCATGGGGCTGCAGGTACTACGCCCGGACGGACACGCCCTTATCGCCGACCTGGACTTGAGCTTGCATGCCGGTCAGGCGCTGTTGATCAAAGGGCCATCGGGCAGTGGCAAGACCACGCTGCTGCGCGCCCTGGCAGGGTTGTGGCCGTATGCCGAAGGTGAAGTCAGGCGGCCGACGGGTCACCAGGCGTTGTTCCTGTCGCAGCGTCCATACCTGCCACTGGGTGACTTGCGTACCGTCATTGCCTATCCGGCAGCCGGCAAGCCCGAGGATGAGGCGCGAATGCAGCAGGCGTTGCACCAGGTCAACCTGGCCCACCTGGCCGAGCGCCTGGACGTCAGCAGCGACTGGTCACACATCCTCTCGGTGGGTGAGCAGCAGCGCCTGGCGTTCGCCAGGGTGCTGTTCAACCGGCCGCAGGTGGTGTTCCTCGACGAGTCCACCTCAGCGATGGATGAGGGGCTCGAGCATGCCCTGTATGCGCTGCTGCGCTCAGAAATGCCGGGTGCATTGCTGGTCAGTGTCGGCCACCGCAGCACGCTGGCAGGGTTCCATACCCACCGGCTGGAGGTGAACGGGCAGGGCGGCTGGACGTTGCTGGAGCAGCAGGCAGCGATGGCCTAG
- a CDS encoding MFS transporter, with the protein MRSNEDSSPARGLTKIPRSVWALGFVSMFMDISSEMIHALLPLYMVSVLGASVVAVGFIEGIAEATASITKVFSGALSDRLGKRKLLTVLGYGLGALTKPVFPMASGLEWLTAARFVDRVGKGIRGAPRDALVADVTPAELRGAAFGLRQALDTVGAFLGPLLAIVLMWLTASHFQTVFWVAVIPAFVAVYILIAFVREPETPATGRPVRSPLALHELGRLGPPYWRLIGLATLFTLARFSEAFLLLRAQDMGLAPLWAPAVLVLMALAYSLSAYPAGVLSDRVGRRGVLMVGLGLLITADLLLALLPGWAGLALGVAAWGLHLGFSQGIFATMIADSAPANLRGTAFGLFNLLTGVALLVASVVAGLLWDGVGFQATFLVGAGFAGATLAGLTLMKVTGS; encoded by the coding sequence ATGCGCAGCAATGAAGACAGCAGCCCCGCCAGGGGCCTGACGAAAATCCCTCGCAGTGTCTGGGCACTGGGCTTCGTGTCGATGTTCATGGACATCTCCTCGGAAATGATCCACGCCCTGTTGCCCTTGTACATGGTCAGTGTGCTTGGTGCTTCGGTAGTAGCTGTGGGCTTTATCGAAGGCATCGCCGAGGCGACTGCATCGATCACCAAGGTATTTTCCGGTGCTCTCAGCGACCGGCTGGGCAAACGCAAGCTGCTGACGGTACTCGGCTACGGCCTGGGTGCGCTGACCAAACCGGTATTTCCCATGGCCTCGGGGCTTGAGTGGCTGACGGCGGCACGCTTCGTCGACCGGGTCGGAAAAGGCATTCGTGGGGCGCCGCGCGATGCGCTGGTGGCCGATGTTACGCCAGCCGAGTTGCGTGGCGCGGCGTTCGGCCTGCGCCAGGCCCTCGACACCGTGGGCGCCTTCCTCGGACCGTTGTTGGCGATCGTGTTGATGTGGCTGACCGCGAGCCATTTCCAGACCGTATTCTGGGTGGCGGTGATCCCTGCTTTCGTGGCGGTATACATCCTCATCGCCTTCGTTCGCGAACCTGAAACGCCGGCCACGGGGCGGCCGGTACGCTCACCGTTGGCACTGCACGAACTGGGGCGCCTTGGGCCGCCCTATTGGCGCCTGATCGGCCTGGCCACGTTATTCACCCTCGCCCGCTTCAGCGAGGCATTCCTGCTGCTGCGTGCGCAAGACATGGGCCTGGCACCTTTGTGGGCGCCGGCGGTGCTGGTATTGATGGCACTGGCCTACTCACTGTCGGCCTACCCCGCCGGGGTGCTGTCGGACCGGGTGGGGCGCCGTGGCGTGCTGATGGTCGGGCTGGGTTTGCTGATCACTGCCGACCTGCTATTGGCCCTGCTGCCGGGCTGGGCCGGGTTGGCCCTTGGGGTAGCGGCCTGGGGCTTGCACCTGGGCTTCAGCCAAGGCATTTTCGCGACCATGATCGCCGACAGCGCCCCGGCCAACCTGCGTGGTACCGCCTTCGGCCTGTTCAACCTGCTGACCGGTGTAGCGCTGCTGGTGGCCAGCGTGGTAGCCGGATTGCTGTGGGATGGTGTGGGGTTCCAGGCAACGTTCCTGGTCGGTGCGGGGTTCGCCGGCGCTACACTGGCGGGACTGACGCTAATGAAGGTGACAGGATCATGA
- the betI gene encoding transcriptional regulator BetI has protein sequence MSVDSQNDKPRKRRTRVDPETRRKAIVEATMRCITRFGHAGTTIERICDEAEVSVGLIGHHFSSKDELMLATYQELTNQLREETRRYLETKGSTPVERLTAIIRSSFRGSIFNEFILTTWLGFWSAAVSSEQLRELNRKLYADYRKELEGVFKAIAAERDLALDAKGSALIITALIDGFWLEWALDHRAFSARKAEKCCLQTAQLLIGAQPV, from the coding sequence ATGAGCGTGGACAGCCAGAACGATAAGCCCCGAAAGCGCAGGACCAGAGTCGATCCAGAGACACGGCGCAAGGCCATCGTCGAAGCGACCATGCGCTGCATCACGCGCTTCGGCCACGCCGGCACTACCATCGAACGCATCTGCGACGAGGCCGAGGTGTCGGTCGGGCTGATCGGTCATCATTTCTCCAGCAAGGACGAACTGATGCTCGCCACCTATCAGGAGCTCACCAACCAGTTGCGCGAGGAGACCCGCCGCTATCTGGAAACCAAGGGCAGTACGCCTGTGGAGCGTCTCACCGCGATCATCCGCTCCTCATTCCGGGGCAGCATTTTCAATGAGTTCATCCTCACCACTTGGCTCGGCTTCTGGAGCGCGGCGGTGTCTTCCGAGCAACTGCGGGAGCTCAATCGCAAACTCTATGCTGACTACCGCAAGGAGCTTGAGGGGGTGTTCAAAGCCATCGCAGCCGAGCGAGACCTGGCGCTAGATGCCAAGGGCAGCGCGCTGATTATCACCGCTTTGATTGATGGCTTCTGGTTGGAGTGGGCACTGGACCATAGGGCTTTCAGCGCCCGCAAGGCAGAAAAGTGCTGTTTGCAGACGGCGCAGCTGTTGATTGGTGCGCAGCCCGTCTAA
- a CDS encoding cytosine permease, translating to MSAPKTASANGRLNLETRSIDYVPLAERHGKAWHLWPIWFCGEAHLTTLAVGIIGIGLGANLMWSAIAIFLGCAFGTLFMAGHSTQGPQMGLPQLIQSRPQFGYLGALLVYVVAIVTYVGYNAFNQLLVGQTLHELFDAPQEPSAILFSLVAIAMAIAGYNTFHKVQRWLAFLLIGVMAVFTVGLCVYVKLPQEHLTLSGFKATPFLAQFFVAAAYQLSWAIYVSDYSRYLPPNVSVRSSFWWTYLGAMIGGVWMMLLGALAAALSPGQNLAKGLVLLGDMVFHGFGEFVLILAVLSLVTSAAQNFYGASITLLSIVDTVKPQTSTLLKRVLSMLAVGGAAIYIAMTASDNFVKDFGDFLAILLYLFTPWTAINLVDFYVVRHGKFSIREIFKPKGIYGRWNWRGIGAYLVGFVVMLPFSATGLYTGYVARQLDGADISMPIGLAVSALAYWWLCRSQNIKQELSQVGRLDQDLENGATA from the coding sequence ATGTCAGCTCCCAAGACTGCCTCCGCCAACGGACGGCTGAATCTGGAAACCCGTTCCATCGACTACGTGCCCCTCGCCGAGCGCCACGGCAAGGCTTGGCACCTGTGGCCAATCTGGTTCTGTGGCGAGGCGCACCTGACCACCCTGGCGGTAGGCATCATCGGCATCGGCCTGGGGGCCAACCTGATGTGGTCCGCCATCGCCATCTTCCTCGGTTGTGCCTTCGGCACCCTGTTCATGGCCGGGCACTCCACCCAGGGGCCACAGATGGGGCTGCCGCAACTGATCCAGTCGCGGCCGCAGTTCGGCTACTTGGGAGCGCTGTTGGTGTACGTGGTGGCCATCGTCACCTACGTTGGCTACAACGCCTTCAACCAACTGCTGGTGGGGCAGACCCTGCACGAGCTGTTCGACGCCCCGCAGGAGCCCTCGGCGATCCTCTTCTCGCTAGTGGCCATCGCCATGGCCATCGCCGGCTACAACACCTTCCACAAGGTGCAGCGCTGGCTGGCGTTCCTGCTGATCGGGGTCATGGCGGTGTTTACCGTCGGCCTGTGCGTCTACGTGAAACTGCCGCAGGAGCACTTGACCCTCAGCGGTTTCAAGGCCACGCCCTTCCTTGCGCAGTTTTTTGTTGCCGCCGCGTACCAGTTGAGCTGGGCGATCTATGTGTCGGACTACTCGCGCTACCTGCCGCCGAATGTCAGTGTCCGCTCATCGTTCTGGTGGACGTACCTGGGCGCGATGATCGGTGGCGTGTGGATGATGCTCCTCGGCGCGTTGGCCGCCGCCTTGAGTCCCGGCCAGAATCTCGCCAAGGGCTTGGTGCTGCTGGGCGACATGGTGTTCCACGGTTTCGGCGAGTTTGTCCTGATTCTCGCCGTGCTGAGCCTGGTGACCAGTGCCGCACAGAACTTCTACGGCGCGTCGATCACGCTCTTGAGCATCGTCGACACGGTGAAGCCCCAGACGTCGACCCTGCTCAAGCGTGTGCTATCGATGCTGGCAGTGGGCGGCGCGGCGATCTATATCGCGATGACCGCCTCCGACAACTTCGTAAAGGACTTCGGTGACTTCCTCGCAATCCTGCTGTACCTGTTCACGCCTTGGACGGCAATCAACCTGGTGGACTTCTACGTAGTGCGTCACGGCAAGTTCTCTATCCGGGAAATTTTCAAGCCCAAAGGCATCTATGGACGCTGGAACTGGCGGGGCATTGGTGCCTACCTGGTGGGCTTCGTGGTCATGCTGCCATTCTCCGCGACTGGGCTGTACACCGGTTACGTGGCGCGGCAACTGGACGGCGCCGACATCAGCATGCCGATCGGCCTTGCGGTATCGGCGCTCGCTTACTGGTGGCTGTGCCGCTCGCAAAACATTAAACAAGAGCTCAGTCAGGTCGGCCGCCTCGATCAGGACCTGGAAAACGGCGCAACAGCTTGA
- a CDS encoding iron-containing alcohol dehydrogenase, translated as MIDNLSPLSRQSWSLPLPIEYGPGARTALVELCKRHGISRPLIVTDQGSMRLPFVAELQDLLNDAGLACGLFGEVEPNPSDRAVLKGAAAFREWRADGIIALGGGSGLDGGKAVALVARQTRLPLWAFDFDKPVPEGLVANDFPPVICIPTTAGTGAETESTAMLTDSERAIKGCVWHPLARPQAVILDPELTLSLPAHLTAWTGLDAVIHALEAYFVPTFNPLCDGAALQALELLWGSLEQAVEQGDDLEARGRMLIGSCLAGVAFLKGLGLVHALSHMVGATYNSHHGLTNAMILPRVLRFNRAAIEPRLGPVCRAMGLAGEDFESFQRAICACLDRLAIPVSLASLGLRSDDIPAIARKAMGDPARQTNPRPSSLEDLEALLHQALEEKRA; from the coding sequence GTGATTGACAATCTTTCCCCCCTGTCGCGGCAGAGCTGGAGCCTGCCACTTCCCATCGAGTACGGCCCTGGCGCGCGGACCGCGCTGGTCGAGCTGTGCAAACGGCATGGCATTTCCCGGCCGTTGATCGTGACCGACCAGGGCTCGATGCGCCTGCCCTTCGTGGCCGAGCTGCAGGACTTGCTGAACGATGCGGGCCTGGCATGCGGGCTGTTCGGCGAGGTCGAGCCCAACCCCAGTGATCGCGCCGTGCTCAAAGGCGCCGCGGCGTTTCGCGAGTGGCGCGCCGACGGCATCATCGCCCTCGGTGGCGGTAGTGGCCTGGACGGCGGCAAGGCCGTGGCCCTGGTGGCCCGGCAGACACGTCTGCCGTTGTGGGCGTTCGATTTCGACAAGCCGGTACCCGAAGGCCTGGTCGCCAACGATTTCCCGCCGGTGATCTGCATCCCGACCACCGCCGGCACCGGTGCCGAGACCGAGAGCACGGCGATGCTCACCGACAGCGAGCGCGCTATCAAAGGCTGCGTCTGGCATCCGCTGGCGCGTCCCCAGGCGGTGATCCTCGACCCCGAACTGACCCTCAGCCTGCCGGCGCACCTGACGGCCTGGACCGGCCTGGATGCGGTCATCCATGCCCTGGAAGCCTACTTCGTGCCAACCTTCAATCCGCTCTGCGACGGCGCCGCGCTGCAGGCGCTGGAACTGCTCTGGGGTTCCCTGGAGCAAGCTGTGGAACAGGGCGACGATCTCGAAGCACGCGGACGCATGCTGATCGGTTCGTGCCTGGCGGGCGTGGCCTTCCTCAAAGGGCTTGGCCTGGTCCATGCGCTCAGCCACATGGTCGGTGCCACCTACAACAGCCATCATGGTTTGACCAACGCCATGATTCTGCCCAGGGTGCTGCGCTTCAACCGCGCGGCCATCGAGCCGCGCCTGGGGCCGGTGTGTCGCGCCATGGGGTTGGCGGGCGAAGACTTCGAGAGCTTCCAACGGGCGATCTGTGCGTGCCTGGACCGCCTTGCCATCCCGGTTTCCCTGGCCTCGCTGGGCTTACGCAGCGATGACATTCCAGCCATTGCGCGCAAAGCCATGGGCGATCCGGCGCGGCAGACCAACCCGCGCCCAAGCAGTCTCGAAGACCTGGAAGCGCTGCTGCATCAAGCCCTGGAAGAGAAACGGGCCTAG